The following proteins come from a genomic window of Streptomyces liliiviolaceus:
- a CDS encoding winged helix DNA-binding domain-containing protein, translated as MGTSTVLGTRALNRATLARQLLLDRAGLPVLDTVAHLGGLQAQEPQEPFVGLWSRLGAFDPSALSDLLTGREVVRTHLMRRTVHLVTADDALAWRGRHTAMLRQRVLGTYRRELAGVDLDELAAAGRAVMADGEPRTMTELARAVGDRWPDPGPRALGEMLIAALVPMAQLPPRGLWRTRAGVRNATLASWLGREADAPDGDGSDPVGQALVRRYLAAFGPAASADLRAWCGLAGLPAAIAAVRGELVAFRDERGRELLDLPDAPRPDPDTPAPVRFLPAFDNAILGYHDRGRIIDDAHRGLSVAGERVVLVDGRVAATWTVGKDATVTVTPLHGLSRTDRTAVADEGEALAAFLSDGDSHDIRIAEPAH; from the coding sequence GTGGGCACCTCGACCGTTCTCGGCACCCGGGCGCTCAACCGCGCGACGCTGGCCCGGCAGCTGCTGCTCGACCGCGCCGGTCTGCCGGTCCTCGACACGGTCGCCCACCTCGGCGGTCTGCAGGCTCAGGAGCCGCAGGAGCCGTTCGTCGGGCTCTGGTCCAGGCTCGGCGCGTTCGACCCGTCGGCGCTCTCGGACCTGCTGACCGGGCGGGAGGTCGTGCGCACCCACCTCATGCGCCGGACCGTCCACCTCGTCACCGCCGACGACGCCCTGGCATGGCGGGGCCGCCACACGGCCATGCTGCGCCAGCGGGTGCTCGGGACCTACCGCCGTGAGCTCGCCGGGGTGGACCTCGACGAGCTCGCGGCGGCCGGCCGGGCCGTCATGGCCGACGGCGAGCCCCGCACGATGACGGAGCTGGCGCGGGCGGTCGGCGACCGCTGGCCGGACCCGGGGCCGAGGGCACTGGGTGAGATGCTGATCGCCGCCCTCGTCCCGATGGCGCAGCTCCCGCCGCGCGGGCTCTGGCGGACGAGAGCGGGGGTGCGCAACGCGACGCTCGCCTCCTGGCTGGGGCGCGAGGCCGACGCCCCGGACGGGGACGGCTCCGACCCGGTGGGCCAGGCGCTGGTCCGCCGCTATCTGGCCGCGTTCGGCCCCGCCGCCTCGGCCGATCTGCGCGCCTGGTGCGGCCTCGCGGGTCTGCCCGCCGCGATCGCGGCCGTACGCGGGGAGCTGGTCGCCTTCCGTGACGAACGGGGCCGGGAACTGCTGGACCTGCCCGACGCGCCCCGACCCGACCCGGACACACCGGCCCCGGTGCGGTTCCTGCCGGCGTTCGACAACGCGATCCTCGGCTACCACGACCGCGGCCGGATCATCGACGACGCACACCGCGGTCTGTCGGTCGCCGGTGAGCGCGTCGTACTGGTGGACGGCAGGGTCGCCGCGACCTGGACCGTCGGCAAGGACGCCACCGTGACGGTCACCCCGCTGCACGGCCTCTCCCGGACCGACCGCACCGCGGTGGCCGACGAGGGGGAGGCGCTGGCCGCGTTCCTGTCCGACGGCGACAGCCACGACATCCGCATCGCGGAGCCCGCCCACTGA
- a CDS encoding DinB family protein, which yields MTDVTATTAPRPALDPERSDLLAELATVRAALTATARDLSDEQAGQSPTVSTLSLAGLIKHVAAIEESWLRFVIEGPSAMSFDLPDGVTWADFAAGTAREFPQWAIDHQNNFRMLPGETLAGIVERYEQVAARTEEVVAGLPDLSVTHPLPEAPWNEPGSTHSARRVLMHVIAETAQHAGHADILRESLDGQKST from the coding sequence ATGACCGATGTGACCGCCACGACCGCACCCCGGCCCGCCCTCGACCCCGAGCGGAGCGACCTGCTCGCCGAACTCGCGACCGTCCGGGCCGCGCTGACCGCCACGGCCCGCGATCTCAGTGACGAACAGGCCGGCCAGAGCCCGACGGTCAGCACGCTGTCCCTGGCCGGGCTGATCAAGCATGTGGCGGCCATCGAGGAGAGCTGGCTGCGCTTCGTGATCGAGGGCCCGTCGGCGATGAGCTTCGACCTGCCGGACGGTGTCACCTGGGCCGACTTCGCGGCCGGTACCGCACGCGAGTTCCCGCAGTGGGCGATCGACCACCAGAACAACTTCCGGATGCTGCCCGGCGAGACGCTGGCCGGGATCGTCGAACGGTACGAGCAGGTGGCCGCCAGGACCGAGGAGGTCGTCGCCGGACTGCCCGACCTGTCCGTGACGCACCCGCTGCCCGAGGCGCCCTGGAACGAGCCGGGGTCGACGCACAGCGCCCGCCGGGTGCTGATGCACGTCATCGCGGAGACCGCCCAGCACGCCGGCCACGCGGACATCCTGCGCGAGTCGCTCGACGGCCAGAAGTCGACCTGA
- a CDS encoding helix-turn-helix transcriptional regulator: MPKTSARLLSLLSLLQARRDWPGGLLAERLDISPRTVRRDVDRLRELGYPIVAFKGPDGGYRLDAGTELPPLLFDDEQAVALAVALQIATVSGAGIGEASVRALATVRQVMPARLRRRIDTLQVTAVERPASRRAPQLDSGVLLTLGATVHACEVLRFDYTPAAATAPASPAPPRRVEPHHLVTWGGRWYLVAWDLDREDWRTFRADRMTPRVPTGPRFVPRELPGGDVAAFVAARFRGSDGSGDWPCRGEVILAKPASAVAQHVHDGVVEALGPERCRVTLGSWSWVGLAATIGRFDTDIEVVGPAELKDAFAQLARRYTDAAADRERPLTDR; the protein is encoded by the coding sequence ATGCCGAAAACATCAGCGCGACTGCTGTCCCTGCTCTCGCTGCTCCAGGCGCGCCGGGACTGGCCCGGAGGGCTGCTGGCCGAGCGGCTGGACATCAGCCCGCGCACCGTGCGCCGCGATGTCGACCGCCTGCGCGAACTCGGCTACCCGATCGTGGCCTTCAAGGGGCCGGACGGCGGATACCGCCTCGACGCCGGTACGGAGCTGCCGCCGCTGCTGTTCGACGACGAGCAGGCCGTGGCCCTCGCCGTCGCCCTCCAGATCGCGACCGTCTCCGGTGCCGGGATCGGGGAGGCGTCGGTGCGCGCGCTGGCCACCGTGCGGCAGGTCATGCCCGCCCGACTGCGCCGCCGGATCGACACCCTGCAGGTCACCGCCGTCGAGCGGCCCGCGTCCCGTCGGGCGCCGCAGCTCGACAGCGGTGTGCTTCTGACGCTCGGCGCCACCGTCCACGCCTGTGAGGTACTGCGCTTCGACTACACCCCGGCGGCCGCGACGGCTCCGGCGTCCCCGGCACCCCCGCGCAGGGTCGAGCCCCATCACCTGGTCACCTGGGGCGGACGCTGGTATCTCGTCGCCTGGGACCTGGACCGCGAGGACTGGCGGACCTTCCGCGCCGACCGGATGACCCCGCGCGTCCCCACCGGCCCCCGCTTCGTCCCGCGCGAGCTGCCCGGCGGTGACGTGGCCGCCTTCGTGGCCGCCAGGTTCCGCGGTTCCGACGGCTCCGGTGACTGGCCCTGCCGCGGCGAGGTGATCCTCGCCAAGCCCGCCTCCGCCGTGGCCCAGCACGTGCACGACGGAGTCGTCGAGGCGCTCGGACCGGAGCGGTGCAGGGTCACTCTCGGCTCGTGGTCCTGGGTCGGCCTGGCCGCCACCATCGGCCGCTTCGACACCGACATCGAGGTCGTGGGCCCGGCAGAACTCAAGGACGCGTTCGCACAGTTGGCCCGCCGCTACACCGACGCCGCGGCCGACCGGGAGCGACCTCTTACGGACCGGTGA
- a CDS encoding NAD-dependent epimerase/dehydratase family protein: protein MRVLVTGGAGFIGSHVVEALRAGGHEPVVFDARAARGAGGGDVRDRDAVSAALSGVDAVCHQAAMVGLGKGVADAAEYVSHNDLGTAVLLAAMAGAGVRRLVLAGSMVVYGEGRYSCARHGGVRPGPRSAADLAAGRFEPRCPSCDADLLPGLVGEDAPADPRNVYATTKLAQEHLAAAWARSTDGTAVSLRYHNVYGPGMPRDTPYAGVASFFRSALARGEAPRVFEDGGQRRDFVHVRDVAAANAAALEADTAGGALTAYNVGSGEPHTVGEMARALADAYGGPEPVVTGEFRLGDVRHITADSSRLRTELGWKPGVGFLEGMREFAVARLRGE, encoded by the coding sequence ATGCGTGTACTGGTCACCGGCGGTGCCGGGTTCATCGGGTCCCATGTCGTCGAGGCGCTGCGGGCGGGCGGGCACGAGCCCGTGGTGTTCGACGCACGAGCCGCACGAGGCGCGGGCGGCGGTGACGTCCGCGATCGCGACGCGGTGTCGGCGGCCCTCTCCGGGGTCGACGCGGTCTGCCACCAGGCGGCCATGGTCGGCCTGGGCAAGGGGGTCGCGGACGCCGCCGAGTACGTCTCCCACAACGACCTCGGCACCGCCGTGCTCCTGGCGGCGATGGCCGGGGCCGGGGTGCGGCGGCTCGTGCTGGCCGGGTCGATGGTGGTGTACGGGGAGGGCCGGTACTCCTGTGCGCGGCACGGCGGGGTGCGCCCCGGGCCGCGGTCGGCCGCCGATCTGGCGGCGGGCCGGTTCGAGCCGCGGTGCCCGTCCTGCGACGCGGACCTGCTGCCCGGTCTCGTCGGCGAGGACGCCCCGGCCGACCCCCGCAACGTGTACGCGACGACCAAGCTCGCGCAGGAACACCTGGCCGCCGCGTGGGCACGGTCGACGGACGGTACGGCGGTCTCACTGAGGTACCACAACGTCTACGGGCCCGGCATGCCGCGCGACACCCCGTACGCCGGTGTCGCGTCCTTCTTCCGTTCCGCGCTCGCCCGCGGTGAGGCTCCCCGGGTCTTCGAGGACGGCGGTCAGCGGCGGGACTTCGTGCATGTACGGGACGTGGCGGCGGCCAATGCGGCGGCGCTGGAGGCGGATACGGCGGGCGGCGCGCTCACGGCGTACAACGTGGGGAGCGGGGAGCCGCACACGGTCGGTGAGATGGCGCGGGCGCTGGCCGACGCGTACGGCGGGCCCGAGCCCGTGGTGACCGGGGAGTTCCGGCTGGGGGACGTCCGGCACATCACCGCGGACTCGTCCCGGCTGCGGACCGAGCTGGGGTGGAAGCCCGGCGTCGGATTCTTGGAAGGGATGCGGGAGTTCGCGGTGGCGCGTCTGCGGGGTGAGTGA
- a CDS encoding sensor histidine kinase, translating to MRDMLLIALYAFAGAAAAGLAGAAALRLIRRRSLTVSLAVVAAVAVTAMLAGTLAVAQAMFLSAHDLSVVTTVVAMAAVVSMVTALLLGRWVVARSRELAFAARSFGDGGDFTAPDAPATAELAAVSRELAATSARLAESRMRERALESSRRELVAWISHDLRTPLAGLRAMSEALEDGVAADPQRYLRQIRTEVDHLNDMVGDLFELSRIHAGTLALSLSRMSLYDLVSDALAGADPLARRHGVRLVGDLVEPVPVEVDGKEMSRVLGNLLVNAIRRTPADGTVAVAAARSADGVVLSVSDGCGGIPEQDLPRVFDTGWRGSDARTPPAGAGLGLAIVQGIVEAHQGRATVRNISGGCRFEVTLPAAAGT from the coding sequence ATGCGTGACATGCTGCTGATCGCCCTGTACGCCTTCGCGGGCGCCGCCGCCGCGGGGCTGGCCGGAGCGGCGGCGCTGCGCCTGATCCGGCGCCGCTCGCTCACCGTGTCCCTCGCCGTGGTGGCCGCCGTGGCCGTGACCGCGATGCTCGCCGGAACGCTGGCCGTGGCGCAGGCGATGTTCCTCTCCGCGCACGATCTGAGCGTGGTCACCACGGTCGTCGCGATGGCGGCCGTCGTCTCCATGGTCACCGCGCTGCTGCTCGGCCGCTGGGTCGTCGCCCGCAGCCGCGAACTCGCCTTCGCCGCCCGGTCCTTCGGCGACGGCGGCGACTTCACCGCCCCCGACGCCCCGGCCACCGCCGAACTCGCCGCGGTCAGCCGCGAACTGGCCGCCACCAGCGCCAGACTCGCCGAGTCCCGGATGCGCGAACGCGCCCTGGAGTCCTCCCGCCGCGAACTCGTCGCCTGGATCTCGCACGACCTGCGCACCCCGCTCGCCGGGCTGCGCGCGATGTCGGAGGCGCTGGAGGACGGCGTGGCCGCCGACCCCCAGCGCTATCTGCGCCAGATCCGTACCGAGGTCGACCACCTCAACGACATGGTCGGCGACCTCTTCGAACTCTCCCGCATACACGCCGGCACGCTCGCGCTGTCCCTGTCCCGCATGTCGCTGTACGACCTGGTCAGCGACGCCCTCGCCGGAGCGGACCCGCTCGCCCGCCGGCACGGGGTACGGCTGGTGGGCGACCTCGTCGAACCGGTGCCGGTCGAGGTGGACGGCAAGGAGATGAGCCGGGTCCTCGGCAACCTCCTGGTCAACGCGATCCGGCGCACCCCGGCCGACGGCACGGTCGCGGTGGCCGCCGCCCGCTCGGCCGACGGAGTCGTCCTGTCCGTCAGCGACGGCTGCGGAGGCATCCCCGAGCAGGACCTCCCGCGCGTCTTCGACACGGGCTGGCGGGGCTCCGACGCACGCACGCCCCCGGCCGGGGCCGGCCTCGGACTCGCCATCGTCCAGGGGATCGTCGAGGCCCATCAGGGCCGCGCCACCGTACGCAACATCTCCGGCGGCTGCCGCTTCGAGGTGACCCTGCCCGCGGCGGCCGGTACCTGA
- a CDS encoding response regulator transcription factor, which produces MYQQHEPTPAPRAAPQGARILVVDDDPTVAEVVSGYLDRAGYGVDRAGDGPDALARAAAHWPDLVVLDLMLPGMDGLEVCRRLRERGPVPVIMLTARGDEDDRIMGLEVGADDYVTKPFSPRELVLRVESVLRRTRPAVAARPLSAAGLTVDPTARRASKQGTELALTLREFDLLSFLLRHPGRAFAREDLMREVWGWDFGDLSTVTVHVRRLRGKVEDDPARPRLIQTVWGVGYRFDPTGDASDPTGDAPDLTGDAPDLTGEAPDAPADAPGPSADGGRQEEAGHA; this is translated from the coding sequence ATGTACCAGCAGCACGAACCGACACCGGCTCCTCGCGCAGCCCCTCAGGGCGCCCGCATCCTGGTCGTCGACGACGACCCCACCGTGGCCGAGGTCGTCTCCGGATACCTCGACCGTGCCGGATACGGCGTCGACCGGGCCGGCGACGGCCCCGACGCGCTCGCGCGCGCCGCCGCGCACTGGCCCGACCTCGTGGTCCTGGACCTGATGCTGCCCGGCATGGACGGTCTGGAGGTGTGCCGGCGGCTGCGCGAGCGCGGACCGGTCCCCGTCATCATGCTCACCGCCCGTGGCGACGAGGACGACCGCATCATGGGCCTCGAAGTGGGCGCGGACGACTACGTCACCAAGCCGTTCAGTCCGCGCGAACTGGTGCTGCGGGTGGAGTCGGTGCTGCGCCGCACCCGGCCCGCCGTCGCCGCCCGGCCACTGAGCGCGGCCGGGCTGACCGTCGATCCCACCGCGCGCCGGGCCTCCAAGCAGGGCACGGAACTCGCCCTCACGCTCCGGGAGTTCGACCTGCTGTCCTTCCTCCTGCGCCACCCGGGCCGCGCGTTCGCCCGGGAGGATCTGATGCGCGAGGTGTGGGGGTGGGACTTCGGGGACCTGTCGACCGTGACCGTCCACGTCAGGCGGCTGCGCGGCAAGGTCGAGGACGATCCGGCGCGGCCCCGGCTGATCCAGACGGTCTGGGGCGTCGGCTACCGCTTCGACCCCACCGGCGACGCCTCCGACCCGACGGGCGACGCTCCCGACCTGACCGGCGATGCACCCGACCTGACCGGCGAGGCTCCGGACGCCCCCGCCGATGCCCCCGGTCCCAGCGCCGACGGCGGCCGCCAGGAAGAGGCCGGCCATGCGTGA
- a CDS encoding glycosyltransferase family 2 protein: protein MKGVTTPPAPPPVDVILPCLDEAEALPWVLARIPPGWRALVVDNGSTDGSADVARALGARVVHEPRRGFGAACHAGLAAATADIVCFCDCDASLDPSLLIPFVREVRSGEADLVLGRRRPRSRSAWPAHARAGNLALARLLRRRTGLRLHDLGPLRAARREPLLALALTDRRSGYPLQMVVRATDAGWRIAEHDVPYLPRTGSSKVTGTWLGTWQAVRDMSRVLAEPAPSPPAAVPAPVDAHTQDSAPAAQGGTPR, encoded by the coding sequence GTGAAAGGCGTGACAACCCCTCCCGCCCCACCTCCTGTCGACGTGATCCTCCCGTGCCTGGACGAGGCCGAAGCCCTGCCCTGGGTCCTCGCGCGTATCCCGCCCGGCTGGCGGGCCCTCGTCGTGGACAACGGCTCCACCGACGGCTCGGCCGACGTCGCCCGTGCTCTCGGCGCGCGCGTGGTCCACGAGCCGCGCCGCGGTTTCGGAGCCGCCTGCCACGCGGGGCTCGCCGCCGCCACCGCCGACATCGTCTGCTTCTGCGACTGCGACGCCTCGCTCGACCCGTCGCTCCTCATCCCCTTCGTACGTGAAGTCCGCTCAGGTGAGGCCGACTTGGTGCTGGGCAGACGCCGTCCGCGCAGCCGGTCCGCCTGGCCCGCCCACGCCCGGGCCGGCAACCTCGCGCTCGCCCGGCTGCTGCGCCGCCGCACCGGGCTCCGGCTGCACGACCTCGGCCCCCTGCGCGCCGCCCGCCGCGAGCCCCTGCTGGCCCTCGCGCTCACCGACCGACGCAGCGGCTATCCGCTCCAGATGGTCGTGCGCGCCACCGACGCAGGCTGGCGGATCGCCGAGCACGACGTGCCCTATCTGCCCCGTACGGGCTCCTCCAAGGTGACCGGCACCTGGCTCGGCACCTGGCAGGCCGTCCGGGACATGAGCCGCGTGCTGGCCGAACCCGCGCCCTCTCCCCCGGCCGCAGTCCCAGCGCCGGTAGATGCCCACACCCAGGACTCGGCCCCGGCCGCCCAAGGAGGCACCCCCCGATGA
- a CDS encoding TIGR04282 family arsenosugar biosynthesis glycosyltransferase produces the protein MTTLLVIAKEPRPGRVKTRLTPPFTPAEAAALAEASLADTLYAVAATPATRRVLVLEGAPGPWLPPGFDVVPQCEGGLDERLAAAFADCAGPTLLIGMDTPQVTPALLSVDLTRCDAVFGPAEDGGFWALGLAEPDPRLLRGVPMSTPATGAVQRGRLVAAGLRVRDLPPLRDVDTAADAEAVAALAPRGRFAARLAGLTAVAGR, from the coding sequence ATGACCACACTGCTCGTCATCGCCAAGGAGCCGCGGCCGGGGCGGGTCAAGACCCGGCTCACTCCGCCGTTCACCCCCGCGGAGGCCGCCGCCCTCGCGGAGGCCTCGCTCGCCGACACGCTGTACGCTGTGGCCGCCACGCCCGCCACCCGCCGGGTGCTCGTCCTGGAAGGGGCGCCGGGCCCGTGGCTGCCGCCCGGCTTCGACGTCGTACCGCAGTGCGAAGGCGGTCTCGACGAGCGGCTGGCCGCGGCGTTCGCCGACTGTGCCGGACCGACGCTGCTCATCGGAATGGACACGCCCCAGGTGACACCGGCCCTGCTCAGCGTGGACCTCACCCGCTGCGACGCCGTCTTCGGCCCGGCCGAGGACGGCGGTTTCTGGGCGCTGGGGCTGGCCGAACCCGATCCGCGGCTGCTGCGCGGGGTGCCGATGTCGACGCCCGCCACCGGGGCCGTGCAGCGGGGCCGGCTCGTCGCCGCCGGGCTGCGCGTACGCGACCTGCCGCCGCTGCGGGACGTCGACACGGCCGCCGACGCCGAGGCGGTCGCCGCGCTCGCGCCACGGGGCCGCTTCGCCGCCCGTCTCGCCGGTCTCACGGCGGTCGCCGGACGATGA
- a CDS encoding class I SAM-dependent methyltransferase: MDDFPAHDSAVGALVPPPAQPAWAGADPYTRALRTGRGPLFLRRADGWLLPLEVERWCARADAVDLEILGRCEGSVLDIGCGPGRLVAELAGQGRRVLGIDVSAAAVGRTTRLGGPALRRSVFEPLPAEGRWDTALLVDGNIGIGGDPRALLARLTDLLIPAGLLIAETVPMDVDERVRVHITDARDADAPGTPGSLGSAGTPGTPCTPFPWARIGTRALIRYATRAGWSAVDQWTTGGRSFVALRSRSLRRSRKSSADPAKRTAVISSQRPRKPSADSPVAIRYRRST; the protein is encoded by the coding sequence ATGGACGACTTCCCGGCGCACGACTCCGCGGTAGGGGCCCTGGTCCCACCGCCCGCCCAGCCCGCGTGGGCCGGCGCCGACCCGTACACCCGTGCGCTGCGCACCGGCCGAGGTCCGCTCTTCCTGCGGCGGGCCGACGGCTGGCTGCTGCCGTTGGAGGTGGAACGCTGGTGTGCCCGCGCCGACGCGGTCGACCTGGAGATCCTCGGCCGGTGCGAGGGTTCCGTGCTGGACATCGGCTGCGGCCCGGGCCGACTCGTCGCGGAACTCGCCGGGCAGGGACGGCGTGTCCTCGGTATCGACGTCAGCGCGGCGGCCGTCGGCCGGACCACGCGGCTCGGCGGCCCCGCCCTGCGCCGTTCGGTCTTCGAGCCGCTCCCCGCCGAGGGCCGGTGGGACACCGCACTCCTCGTCGACGGCAACATCGGCATCGGCGGCGATCCGCGCGCGCTCCTCGCCCGGCTGACCGATCTGCTGATCCCGGCCGGGCTGCTGATCGCCGAGACCGTGCCGATGGACGTCGACGAGCGCGTCCGTGTCCACATCACGGACGCGCGCGACGCCGACGCTCCCGGCACACCCGGCTCTCTCGGCTCTGCCGGCACTCCCGGCACACCGTGCACGCCGTTCCCCTGGGCCCGGATCGGGACACGCGCCCTGATCCGGTACGCGACGCGCGCGGGCTGGAGCGCCGTCGATCAGTGGACGACCGGCGGACGGTCCTTCGTCGCCCTGCGCAGCCGCAGCCTCAGGCGCAGCAGGAAGAGCAGCGCCGACCCGGCGAAGAGGACGGCCGTGATCAGCAGCCAGCGGCCGAGGAAGCCGTCCGCCGACAGCCCCGTCGCCATCCGGTACCGCCGGTCCACCTGA
- a CDS encoding molybdopterin-dependent oxidoreductase, whose translation MRDHSPRHFPTLPTSPGFWRSPLRGPWFTSVLGLVLLVGITVLFVTGLLSYAAYNPGLSPVNDKTPDKGILGFYLFAWPTGPHWLYRLTQGVHVTLGVTLIPVLLAKLWSVVPKLFALPPARSFTHALERISLLLLVGGALFEFVTGVLNVQLDYLFPGSFYPLHFYGAWVFFAAFVTHAVLKTPAAVRNVRRMRQGQEASDGGELVSPRPDPATVSRRGALWFVGGGSLLLFGTTAGRSFDGPLRHTALLAPHGGADPGSGPNGFQINKTAAYAGIDTAETSDDAWRLVVTGRTGTVRLSRGDLLQLPQHSAALPIACVEGWSTSDQWWRGVRLRDLAALVGHDHDPPDVLVESLQRHGSFRRAALRANQVADPSSLLALQVNGEDLSPDHGYPARIVVPAAPGVLNTKWVARMTFGDL comes from the coding sequence ATGCGCGACCACTCCCCAAGGCACTTCCCCACGCTTCCCACCTCACCCGGTTTCTGGCGCAGTCCGCTGCGCGGTCCCTGGTTCACCTCGGTACTCGGCCTCGTCCTGCTCGTCGGCATCACCGTGCTGTTCGTGACGGGCCTGCTGTCCTACGCCGCCTACAACCCCGGTCTGTCGCCGGTGAACGACAAGACCCCGGACAAGGGCATCCTCGGCTTCTACCTCTTCGCGTGGCCCACCGGTCCGCACTGGCTCTACCGGCTCACCCAAGGCGTGCACGTCACGCTCGGCGTCACCCTGATCCCCGTGCTGCTCGCCAAGTTGTGGTCGGTGGTGCCGAAGCTGTTCGCGCTGCCGCCGGCCCGTTCGTTCACGCACGCGCTGGAGCGGATCTCGTTGCTGCTGCTGGTCGGGGGCGCGCTGTTCGAGTTCGTGACCGGCGTGCTCAACGTCCAGCTCGACTACCTCTTCCCGGGATCCTTCTATCCGCTCCACTTCTACGGCGCCTGGGTGTTCTTCGCCGCGTTCGTCACCCACGCCGTACTGAAGACGCCGGCCGCCGTACGGAACGTACGCCGCATGCGGCAGGGCCAGGAGGCATCGGACGGAGGGGAGTTGGTCTCTCCCCGGCCCGATCCCGCGACCGTCTCCCGGCGCGGGGCGCTGTGGTTCGTCGGCGGCGGGTCCCTGCTGCTGTTCGGGACGACGGCGGGGCGGAGCTTCGACGGACCGCTGCGGCACACGGCCCTCCTCGCACCGCACGGCGGAGCCGATCCGGGCAGCGGCCCGAACGGCTTCCAGATCAACAAGACGGCCGCCTACGCGGGCATCGACACCGCGGAGACGAGCGACGACGCATGGCGACTCGTCGTCACGGGACGCACGGGCACGGTCCGGCTGAGCCGGGGTGATTTGCTCCAACTGCCGCAGCACAGTGCGGCGTTGCCCATCGCGTGTGTGGAAGGCTGGTCGACCTCGGACCAGTGGTGGCGCGGTGTGCGGCTGCGTGACCTCGCGGCGCTCGTCGGCCACGACCACGATCCGCCGGACGTCCTCGTCGAGTCCCTTCAGCGGCACGGTTCCTTCCGCCGCGCGGCCCTGCGCGCCAACCAGGTGGCGGACCCGAGCTCCCTGCTCGCCCTGCAGGTCAACGGCGAGGACCTGAGCCCGGACCACGGTTACCCGGCACGGATCGTCGTGCCCGCCGCGCCCGGTGTGCTGAACACGAAATGGGTGGCCCGTATGACGTTCGGAGACCTGTGA
- a CDS encoding STAS domain-containing protein, whose amino-acid sequence MSTQTHRLTITQITEGEHCAVLRISGELDQSCEEYFLGTLAAIVDAGRRHLVLDVTALVFCDSRGLNCLLAIRWLLKRLDGKLILAGAGRRLSELLVQTGSTELLPVRRTVGLALLELPEAHRPTWPPTPDPDVKNAGPATTGGSDGTG is encoded by the coding sequence ATGTCCACGCAGACCCACCGCCTGACGATCACCCAGATAACCGAGGGCGAGCACTGCGCGGTCCTGCGGATCAGCGGCGAACTCGACCAGAGCTGTGAGGAGTACTTCCTCGGCACCCTCGCCGCCATCGTCGACGCGGGACGGCGGCACCTGGTGCTCGATGTGACAGCACTCGTCTTCTGCGACTCACGGGGACTGAACTGCCTGCTCGCGATCAGATGGCTGCTGAAACGCCTGGACGGCAAGCTCATCCTGGCCGGAGCGGGCCGCAGACTCTCGGAGCTGCTCGTCCAGACGGGCAGTACGGAACTGCTGCCCGTCCGTCGCACGGTCGGGCTGGCCCTGCTGGAACTCCCCGAGGCCCATCGCCCCACCTGGCCCCCCACGCCCGATCCGGACGTGAAAAACGCCGGCCCCGCCACTACGGGGGGAAGTGACGGGACCGGCTGA
- a CDS encoding helix-turn-helix domain-containing protein has product MPELDIAEVAHRAGVPASTLRFYEEKGLITPTGRRGLRRQYDPAVLERLSLIALGRTAGFSLDEIARMFAPDGRPRIDRQLLVARADELDRTIQELAVLRDSLRHAAACPAPSHVECPTFRRLLRAAAAGAVGAPRRRTPATPRRRTPNTPRKQSPR; this is encoded by the coding sequence ATGCCGGAACTGGACATCGCCGAGGTGGCGCACCGCGCCGGGGTGCCCGCCTCGACACTGCGGTTCTACGAGGAGAAGGGCCTGATCACCCCGACCGGCCGACGGGGTCTGCGGCGCCAGTACGATCCTGCCGTGCTGGAGCGCCTGTCGCTGATCGCGCTGGGCCGCACCGCCGGGTTCTCGCTCGACGAGATCGCCCGCATGTTCGCGCCGGACGGGCGGCCGCGCATCGACCGGCAGCTGCTGGTCGCCCGGGCGGACGAACTGGACCGGACGATCCAGGAGCTCGCCGTCCTGCGGGACTCGCTGCGGCACGCCGCGGCCTGCCCCGCGCCGAGCCACGTCGAATGCCCCACCTTCCGCCGTCTCCTCAGGGCCGCGGCGGCCGGTGCCGTCGGAGCGCCACGCAGGAGAACCCCGGCAACGCCGCGCAGGAGAACCCCGAACACGCCACGGAAGCAGAGCCCGCGGTAA